A genomic region of Mesobacillus jeotgali contains the following coding sequences:
- the spoIIR gene encoding stage II sporulation protein R, whose product MMKKSAAILYIFLLCAGTILSLYTPKNEVTAKEAMVIPNEAIRLRILADSDLEKDQNIKRLIRDEVNKEITKWVQELTSIEAARNVIKSKLPEIQAIAERVVATEGSNHSVKTEFDKVQFPTKLYGQLLYPAGEYEAILITIGEGKGANWWCVLYPPLCFLDFSNGEATSEGFDENDDKGDVKADVEDEAEEAKQDDENKSKKGEKTVYEGGEEEEVEVTFFLVEIWNRIFG is encoded by the coding sequence ATGATGAAAAAATCAGCAGCTATTTTATACATATTCTTATTATGTGCAGGTACTATTTTAAGTTTATATACACCAAAAAATGAAGTGACAGCGAAGGAAGCAATGGTCATCCCAAACGAGGCGATTCGCCTGAGGATCCTAGCTGACAGCGATCTGGAAAAGGATCAGAATATCAAACGTCTGATCCGCGACGAAGTGAACAAAGAAATCACGAAATGGGTTCAGGAGCTGACTTCGATTGAAGCAGCGAGGAACGTTATCAAATCCAAGCTTCCAGAAATTCAGGCAATCGCTGAAAGAGTTGTCGCAACTGAAGGCTCAAATCATTCTGTAAAAACTGAGTTTGATAAAGTCCAGTTTCCTACTAAGTTATATGGTCAATTACTATATCCGGCAGGCGAGTACGAAGCAATCCTCATCACGATTGGTGAAGGCAAAGGCGCAAACTGGTGGTGCGTCCTGTATCCGCCACTATGCTTCCTTGACTTCTCAAATGGAGAAGCAACAAGCGAAGGCTTCGATGAAAACGACGACAAAGGCGATGTAAAAGCTGACGTTGAAGACGAGGCAGAAGAAGCTAAGCAGGATGATGAAAATAAAAGCAAAAAAGGCGAAAAAACAGTGTATGAAGGCGGCGAAGAAGAAGAAGTTGAGGTAACCTTCTTCCTCGTTGAGATTTGGAATAGAATATTTGGCTAA
- the prmC gene encoding peptide chain release factor N(5)-glutamine methyltransferase, with translation MTNVKIFEALNWASSFLKEHNREEFAGELLLRHYSGLSRTSMLAMMRDELDGEVWTRFQTVVKRHAAGEPIQYIIGSEEFYGRRFNVNEHVLIPRPETEELVYGTLQRLNRLFPENDQIDLIDVGTGSGAISVTLKLEKPEMKVTAVDLSKEALEVARKNASELDGEIEFLHGDLLQPLILQGKKVDAVISNPPYIPVADQEWMSDIVTEHEPHMALFAGEDGLDLYRRFMDELPLVLKAKALVGFEIGAGQGEAVRALLEKTFPHAKVEVVFDINGKDRMVFAEMDS, from the coding sequence ATGACTAATGTGAAAATATTTGAAGCCCTCAATTGGGCTTCTTCTTTTTTAAAAGAACATAATCGTGAGGAGTTCGCTGGTGAACTATTGCTGCGGCACTATTCCGGCCTATCCCGAACGTCAATGCTCGCGATGATGCGTGACGAACTTGATGGGGAAGTGTGGACTAGGTTCCAGACTGTTGTAAAAAGGCATGCAGCTGGCGAGCCGATTCAATATATCATTGGCAGCGAGGAGTTTTACGGCCGCCGCTTCAACGTGAATGAGCATGTGCTGATTCCAAGGCCGGAGACGGAGGAGCTTGTATATGGAACGCTTCAGCGTCTGAACAGACTTTTTCCGGAGAATGATCAAATTGACCTTATCGATGTCGGTACCGGGAGCGGAGCTATATCGGTTACCTTGAAGTTGGAAAAACCAGAAATGAAGGTAACTGCGGTTGACCTCTCAAAAGAAGCCCTCGAGGTGGCGCGGAAAAATGCCAGCGAACTTGATGGGGAAATTGAATTTTTACATGGAGATCTCTTGCAGCCGCTGATTTTACAGGGAAAAAAAGTCGATGCTGTCATCTCCAACCCGCCATATATCCCGGTTGCTGACCAGGAATGGATGTCAGACATTGTGACGGAACACGAGCCGCATATGGCGCTTTTTGCAGGCGAAGATGGGCTGGACCTGTATCGCCGGTTCATGGACGAACTCCCGCTAGTATTGAAGGCAAAAGCATTAGTAGGCTTTGAAATCGGTGCTGGCCAGGGTGAAGCAGTACGTGCGCTTCTGGAAAAAACCTTCCCGCATGCCAAGGTAGAGGTTGTCTTTGATATTAATGGCAAGGACCGGATGGTGTTTGCGGAAATGGACTCCTAA
- the prfA gene encoding peptide chain release factor 1: MFDRLQAVEDRYERLNELLSDPEVVNDSKKLREYSKEQSDIQETVMAYREYKEVKEQLTDAKAMLEDKLDAEMREMVKEEISELEPQIEELEARIKILLIPKDPNDDKNVIMEIRGAAGGDEAALFAGDLYRMYSRYAESQGWKTEVIDASTTGVGGFKEIIFMINGNGAYSKMKFENGAHRVQRVPETESGGRIHTSTATVACLPEAEEVEIELHDKDIRFDAFASSGAGGQSVNTTMSAVRLTHIPTGIVVSCQDEKSQHKNKDKAMKVLRARVYDKFQQEAQAEYDQVRKSAVGTGDRSERIRTYNFPQNRVTDHRIGLTIQKLDQILQGKMDEIIEALIMEDQSQRLESANND, translated from the coding sequence GTGTTTGATCGTCTTCAAGCAGTTGAGGATCGTTATGAAAGATTGAATGAGCTATTGAGTGACCCGGAAGTTGTCAATGACTCGAAAAAGCTCCGTGAGTATTCAAAGGAGCAGTCTGATATCCAGGAAACAGTCATGGCTTATCGTGAGTATAAAGAAGTTAAAGAGCAGTTGACAGATGCGAAAGCGATGCTCGAGGATAAGCTTGATGCAGAGATGCGTGAGATGGTAAAGGAAGAAATCTCTGAGCTTGAACCTCAAATTGAGGAACTTGAAGCTCGTATCAAGATTCTTCTTATCCCTAAAGACCCTAATGATGACAAGAACGTTATCATGGAAATCCGCGGCGCTGCAGGCGGCGATGAAGCTGCCCTGTTTGCGGGTGACCTTTACAGGATGTACAGCCGTTATGCCGAATCACAAGGCTGGAAAACGGAAGTCATCGATGCCAGCACGACTGGTGTGGGCGGTTTCAAGGAAATCATCTTTATGATCAATGGTAATGGCGCTTATTCTAAAATGAAATTCGAAAACGGTGCGCACCGCGTACAGCGTGTGCCAGAAACGGAATCAGGCGGCCGTATCCATACTTCTACAGCGACCGTTGCATGTCTTCCTGAAGCGGAAGAAGTGGAAATCGAGCTTCATGATAAAGACATTCGTTTTGATGCTTTTGCATCGAGCGGTGCCGGTGGACAGTCTGTTAACACGACAATGTCAGCTGTACGTCTGACGCATATTCCAACAGGAATTGTTGTATCATGTCAGGATGAAAAATCACAGCATAAGAACAAAGACAAGGCGATGAAGGTACTTCGTGCCCGTGTTTATGACAAGTTCCAGCAGGAAGCGCAGGCGGAGTATGACCAGGTCCGTAAGTCAGCTGTAGGTACAGGAGACCGCTCAGAGCGTATCCGTACGTATAACTTCCCGCAAAATCGCGTGACCGACCACCGTATCGGCCTGACAATCCAGAAGCTTGACCAGATCCTTCAGGGCAAGATGGATGAGATCATCGAAGCGCTAATTATGGAAGACCAATCTCAAAGACTTGAGAGTGCCAACAATGACTAA